Proteins from a single region of Verrucosispora sp. NA02020:
- a CDS encoding carbamoyltransferase C-terminal domain-containing protein has product MKVLGISGLHNSVDFKRRELPDLSAREYRVVQGLDSAAALVVDGVVRAAAAEERYTAEKATGSFPAHAIRDALRRTGVTPDEIDVVAHGFAHRSADLDLSDPYLAARYAEVYDPDVQLTWLRREFPSVDWAAKLVPVPHHLAHAASAYYPSGYDEALVLVADGMGETESLTVAAGTGGKLEVLHRIPALHSIGTLYGVFTMYLGFDMMMDEYKVMGLAAFGDRRVHYAEMSKLVKLLDGGTFTVSALAADRNLRERETHRGVLALLAERFGPPRQPGTPIEQRHRDVAAALQAVVELCLVHVLRHFRRETGLRDLCYAGGVALNCSANGVIARSRLFERIFIPPGAGDDGSAVGAALYVQAQQEPSTRIPAMSMPYWGTSYTDEEIGAAVGSRTDVVVRHVPERARLLAETAEALEAGEVVSWFQGGMEFGPRALGNRSILADPREARMRDHINALIKRREDFRPFAPVVTEEAASTYFEIEPGDEERFRHMLFTTRTRSEHRDSLGAVTHFDGTARVQVVTREGNPLLWELLTAFADRTGIPVLLNTSFNLRGQPIVRTPEIAVDTLLRGGLSRLVIGAYTVTPPDAGGDRP; this is encoded by the coding sequence ATGAAGGTTCTGGGCATCAGCGGGCTGCACAACAGCGTCGACTTCAAACGCCGCGAGCTGCCGGACCTCAGTGCCCGCGAGTACCGGGTGGTGCAGGGCCTGGACTCGGCGGCGGCACTCGTGGTGGACGGTGTGGTGCGGGCCGCGGCGGCCGAGGAGCGGTACACCGCCGAGAAGGCGACCGGCAGCTTCCCGGCGCACGCGATCCGCGACGCGCTCCGGCGTACCGGCGTCACCCCCGACGAGATCGACGTCGTCGCACACGGTTTCGCCCACCGGTCCGCCGACCTGGACCTGTCCGACCCCTACCTGGCGGCCCGTTACGCCGAGGTCTACGACCCCGACGTGCAGCTGACCTGGCTGCGGCGGGAGTTCCCGAGCGTGGACTGGGCCGCCAAGCTGGTGCCGGTCCCGCACCACCTCGCCCACGCCGCGAGCGCCTACTACCCCAGCGGGTACGACGAGGCGCTGGTCCTGGTCGCGGACGGGATGGGGGAGACGGAGAGCCTGACCGTGGCGGCCGGCACCGGCGGCAAGCTGGAGGTCCTGCACCGCATTCCCGCGCTGCACTCGATCGGCACGCTCTACGGCGTCTTCACCATGTACCTCGGCTTCGACATGATGATGGACGAGTACAAGGTGATGGGCCTGGCCGCCTTCGGGGACCGGCGGGTCCACTACGCCGAGATGTCGAAGCTGGTCAAGCTGCTCGACGGCGGCACGTTCACGGTGTCCGCGCTCGCCGCCGACCGGAACCTGCGGGAGCGGGAGACGCACCGGGGCGTGCTGGCCCTGCTCGCCGAGCGCTTCGGCCCGCCCCGCCAGCCGGGTACGCCGATCGAGCAGCGGCACCGGGACGTCGCCGCCGCCCTCCAGGCGGTGGTGGAACTCTGCCTGGTGCACGTGCTGCGGCACTTCCGGCGCGAGACCGGGCTGCGGGACCTGTGCTACGCCGGTGGTGTCGCCCTGAACTGCTCCGCCAACGGGGTGATCGCCCGCAGTCGACTCTTCGAGCGCATCTTCATCCCGCCGGGCGCGGGCGACGACGGCTCGGCTGTCGGCGCGGCCCTCTACGTGCAGGCCCAGCAGGAGCCGTCGACGCGGATCCCGGCGATGTCCATGCCGTACTGGGGCACCTCCTACACCGACGAGGAGATCGGCGCGGCCGTCGGGAGCCGGACCGACGTGGTGGTGCGGCACGTACCGGAGCGGGCGCGGCTGCTCGCCGAGACCGCCGAGGCGCTGGAGGCCGGCGAGGTCGTCTCGTGGTTCCAGGGCGGGATGGAGTTCGGCCCCCGGGCGCTGGGCAACCGCAGCATCCTCGCCGATCCCCGCGAGGCGCGGATGCGCGACCACATCAACGCGTTGATCAAGCGCCGGGAGGACTTCCGTCCGTTCGCGCCGGTGGTCACCGAAGAGGCGGCGTCCACGTACTTCGAGATCGAGCCGGGGGACGAGGAGCGCTTCCGGCACATGCTGTTCACCACCCGCACCAGGTCGGAACACCGGGACTCGCTGGGCGCGGTCACCCACTTCGACGGCACCGCCCGGGTGCAGGTCGTCACCCGCGAGGGCAACCCGCTGCTCTGGGAGCTGCTCACGGCGTTCGCCGACCGCACCGGCATCCCGGTCCTGCTGAACACCTCCTTCAACCTGCGCGGACAGCCCATCGTGCGGACCCCGGAGATCGCCGTCGACACGCTGCTGCGCGGCGGCCTGTCCCGCCTGGTCATCGGGGCGTACACGGTCACGCCGCCGGATGCCGGCGGGGACCGGCCATGA
- a CDS encoding non-ribosomal peptide synthetase, with product MTVEVSRDPLVAATLAADDEVMPGLSFRRGEVTRALAVGEADLTALADDLGTTTAAVLTAATQALVAGDRGRTAATTAVVGVIVADATDGVSLRAVHCAVEPELPLRRLAERAATALPAARPAGDGEVRIAVVPLGALGGGLDPGNVAALEHEIVWCDAVLEVTARDGGLVVRCDHDEDRYGPVSVAAHLDRLDGILTALVAGTGQLPGAGAADAVAAAVESLPAGEPIEPATPTERLLAAVWADVLHLDRVGADDNFFALGGHSLLAAKVVARTAAERGVALTVDQLFAHPVLTDFAALVDAGEPAPALPALTSHGGEPVVSFGQERLWYLDRLRDGSALYNVPVLVRLTGTVDPGRLHDAVRAVVAAHPALRTALVTVDGRPVARTADRTEIDWTVSDARAGGEREGRRLAAAGVARPFDLSQAPLLRGGVVRVADDEWLLWLSVHHAACDGWSLDILLAEILTGRPSGKEGPPANASCRTGDPSLLAPTYADFAAWQREVLTPQVIADEVAWWRQRLAGAPRLLELPADRRRPPVASHAGATLRQRLHPSTVSALRAAARTHSVTVFDLLMTAYLLLVGRWSGRTDVVVATPAAGRPLPELDDLVGFFVNTVVLRADLGGTPTFVELVERVRAVSAAAQAHQQIPFASLVDALDPDRDQSRAPLAQVAFGMNQHARGRWESDGLVAELDSVDTGTAKFDLTLAVVDTGGPDLGVEVEYATDLFDESTADRFATQWTVLLERLLADVDAPVTSVSALPAEEERRLLDWAGQPRDYPAESTVDALVAGWARTSPDAVAVVDGEMSLSYGSLVARADAVAARLTGLGVGRGSLVGLCCRRSADLVVGMLGVLRAGGAYVPLDPDYPPQRLAFMLADTAARVVVGHRDLLDQLPLGDRHAVTLPEATGAVTPTGAAPDRSACGGDDAAYVIYTSGSTGDPKGVVVPHRGITRLVGGADYVELTPRTVLAQLANASFDAITFEVWGALANGGQVVIVPTETVLSPPGLAALLRTRAVTTVFITTALFNATVNTVPDAFAGVDQLYFGGESLDPGTVGRVVEGGQGPARLHNIYGPTEVTTFATYTRLTARPTSTGGIGTAIANTWAYVVDDAGRLAGVGIPGELWLGGPGVAWGYWDRSGLTADRFVPDGFSGVPGARLYRTGDVVFRRPDGSLEFVGRADHQVKVRGFRVELGEVESALLGYPAVASAVVVAARSEGAPVRLVGYVEPVAGAPVSVAELREFLAERLPEHAVPSAFVVMDTLPLTPNGKIDRAALPDPDTDQRADQAAFRAPADPLEQIIAEVWGEVLDVAGIGLDDNFFGLGGHSLHAVQVCGRLERTLRTPVSVRHLVEQPTVVDLARRLRAEGPDAGRLDRIAAVVMQVRRLSPTERAARLGTASATKENTGDDH from the coding sequence ATGACCGTCGAGGTCAGCCGGGACCCGCTGGTGGCCGCGACGCTGGCCGCCGACGACGAGGTGATGCCCGGCCTGTCGTTCCGTCGTGGTGAGGTCACCCGAGCGCTCGCCGTCGGCGAGGCGGACCTGACCGCCCTCGCCGACGACCTCGGCACCACGACGGCGGCGGTGCTGACCGCCGCGACGCAGGCCCTGGTGGCCGGCGACCGGGGCCGGACGGCCGCGACGACGGCGGTGGTCGGCGTGATCGTCGCCGACGCCACCGACGGCGTCTCCCTGCGCGCGGTGCACTGCGCGGTCGAACCGGAGCTGCCGCTGCGGCGGCTGGCCGAGCGCGCCGCCACGGCGCTGCCGGCGGCGCGTCCGGCGGGCGACGGCGAGGTACGGATCGCCGTGGTCCCGCTCGGCGCGCTCGGCGGCGGACTCGACCCCGGTAATGTGGCCGCCCTCGAACACGAGATCGTCTGGTGCGACGCCGTCCTGGAGGTCACCGCCCGCGACGGCGGGCTGGTGGTGCGCTGCGACCACGACGAGGACCGGTACGGCCCGGTGAGCGTCGCCGCCCACCTGGACCGTCTCGACGGGATCCTGACCGCATTGGTGGCCGGCACCGGACAGCTGCCGGGCGCGGGTGCGGCGGACGCCGTGGCGGCGGCCGTGGAGAGCCTGCCCGCCGGTGAGCCGATCGAGCCCGCCACCCCGACCGAGCGACTGCTCGCCGCCGTCTGGGCCGACGTCCTGCACCTGGACCGGGTCGGCGCCGACGACAACTTCTTCGCCCTCGGCGGGCACTCCCTGCTGGCCGCCAAGGTCGTCGCCCGGACGGCGGCCGAGCGCGGGGTGGCCCTCACCGTGGACCAGCTCTTCGCCCATCCGGTCCTCACCGACTTCGCCGCGCTGGTCGACGCCGGTGAGCCGGCGCCCGCGCTGCCCGCCCTCACCTCGCACGGCGGCGAGCCGGTGGTGTCGTTCGGGCAGGAACGGTTGTGGTATCTGGACCGGCTGCGGGACGGCTCGGCCCTCTACAACGTCCCGGTGCTGGTGCGGCTGACCGGCACGGTCGACCCCGGACGGCTCCACGACGCCGTCCGGGCGGTGGTGGCCGCCCATCCGGCGCTCCGGACGGCGCTGGTGACCGTCGACGGTCGTCCGGTCGCCCGCACCGCCGACCGTACGGAGATCGACTGGACCGTGTCGGACGCCCGCGCCGGAGGTGAGCGGGAGGGGCGACGACTGGCCGCCGCCGGTGTCGCCCGCCCCTTCGACCTGTCACAGGCACCGCTGCTGCGGGGCGGAGTGGTCCGGGTCGCCGACGACGAGTGGCTGCTCTGGCTCTCCGTCCACCACGCCGCCTGCGACGGCTGGTCGCTGGACATCCTGCTCGCCGAGATCCTCACCGGCCGGCCCTCGGGTAAGGAAGGGCCCCCTGCTAACGCCTCGTGTCGTACAGGGGACCCCTCCTTGCTCGCGCCGACGTACGCCGACTTCGCCGCCTGGCAGCGCGAGGTCCTCACCCCGCAGGTGATCGCCGACGAGGTCGCCTGGTGGCGGCAGCGGCTGGCCGGGGCACCGCGCCTGCTGGAACTGCCGGCCGACCGCCGTCGCCCGCCGGTCGCGAGTCACGCCGGTGCGACTCTGCGGCAGCGCCTGCACCCCTCGACGGTGTCGGCGCTGCGGGCCGCCGCGAGGACCCACTCGGTCACCGTCTTCGACCTGCTGATGACCGCGTACCTGCTGCTGGTCGGCCGCTGGTCGGGCCGGACCGACGTGGTGGTGGCGACCCCGGCCGCCGGGCGTCCGCTGCCCGAACTCGACGACCTGGTCGGGTTCTTCGTCAACACCGTCGTGCTCCGGGCCGACCTGGGTGGCACACCCACCTTCGTGGAACTGGTCGAGCGGGTACGCGCCGTCTCGGCCGCCGCCCAGGCCCACCAGCAGATCCCGTTCGCGTCGCTGGTGGACGCGCTCGACCCGGACCGTGACCAGAGCCGGGCCCCGCTCGCACAGGTGGCCTTCGGGATGAACCAGCACGCCCGGGGCCGCTGGGAGTCCGACGGCCTGGTCGCCGAGCTGGACTCGGTGGACACCGGCACCGCGAAGTTCGACCTCACCCTGGCGGTGGTCGACACCGGCGGCCCGGACCTCGGCGTCGAGGTCGAGTACGCGACCGACCTCTTCGACGAGTCGACCGCCGACCGTTTCGCCACCCAGTGGACGGTGCTGCTGGAGCGGCTGCTCGCCGACGTCGACGCCCCGGTCACGTCGGTGTCCGCGCTGCCCGCCGAGGAGGAGCGGCGGCTCCTGGACTGGGCCGGGCAGCCCCGCGACTACCCCGCCGAGTCGACCGTGGACGCGCTGGTGGCCGGGTGGGCCCGGACGTCACCGGACGCGGTGGCGGTGGTGGACGGCGAGATGTCGCTGTCGTACGGGTCGCTGGTGGCCCGGGCCGACGCGGTGGCGGCGCGGTTGACCGGACTGGGGGTGGGTCGGGGTTCCCTGGTGGGTCTCTGTTGTCGGCGGTCGGCCGATCTCGTGGTGGGGATGTTGGGGGTGTTGCGGGCCGGTGGCGCGTACGTGCCGTTGGACCCGGACTATCCGCCGCAGCGGTTGGCTTTCATGCTGGCCGACACGGCCGCGCGGGTGGTGGTCGGGCATCGGGATCTGCTCGACCAACTCCCGCTCGGCGACCGGCACGCCGTCACCCTGCCCGAGGCGACCGGTGCGGTGACCCCGACCGGTGCCGCCCCGGACCGGTCGGCGTGCGGCGGGGACGACGCCGCCTACGTCATCTACACCTCCGGCTCGACCGGCGACCCGAAGGGCGTGGTGGTGCCGCATCGCGGCATCACCCGCCTGGTGGGTGGAGCCGACTACGTCGAGCTGACCCCACGGACCGTCCTCGCCCAGCTCGCCAACGCCAGCTTCGACGCCATCACCTTCGAGGTGTGGGGCGCGCTCGCCAACGGCGGGCAGGTGGTGATCGTGCCCACCGAGACGGTGCTCTCCCCGCCGGGCCTCGCCGCCCTGCTGCGTACCCGGGCGGTGACCACGGTCTTCATCACCACCGCGTTGTTCAACGCCACCGTCAACACGGTGCCCGACGCCTTCGCCGGGGTGGACCAGCTCTACTTCGGCGGCGAGAGCCTCGACCCGGGGACGGTGGGCCGGGTCGTCGAGGGCGGACAGGGTCCGGCGCGGCTGCACAACATCTACGGCCCGACCGAGGTGACCACCTTCGCCACCTACACCCGTTTGACGGCGCGACCCACCAGCACCGGAGGCATCGGTACGGCGATCGCGAACACCTGGGCGTACGTGGTGGACGACGCGGGTCGCCTGGCCGGCGTCGGCATCCCCGGCGAACTGTGGCTGGGCGGCCCGGGAGTGGCCTGGGGGTACTGGGACCGGTCGGGGCTGACCGCCGACCGGTTCGTACCGGACGGCTTCTCCGGCGTGCCGGGTGCCCGGCTGTACCGGACCGGCGACGTGGTGTTCCGCCGGCCGGACGGGTCGCTGGAGTTCGTCGGCCGCGCCGACCACCAGGTGAAGGTCCGGGGTTTCCGGGTCGAGCTGGGCGAGGTCGAGTCGGCGCTGCTGGGGTATCCGGCGGTGGCGTCGGCGGTGGTGGTCGCGGCGCGGTCGGAGGGCGCGCCGGTACGCCTGGTCGGCTACGTGGAGCCGGTGGCGGGTGCCCCGGTCAGCGTGGCGGAGCTGCGGGAGTTCCTGGCCGAACGGCTGCCGGAGCACGCGGTGCCGTCGGCGTTCGTGGTGATGGACACGCTTCCGCTGACTCCGAACGGCAAGATCGACCGGGCGGCGCTGCCCGACCCGGACACCGACCAACGGGCCGACCAGGCCGCCTTCCGGGCGCCGGCCGACCCGCTCGAACAGATCATCGCCGAGGTCTGGGGCGAGGTGCTCGACGTCGCCGGGATCGGTCTCGACGACAACTTCTTCGGCCTCGGCGGGCACTCCCTGCACGCGGTGCAGGTCTGTGGCCGACTGGAACGCACGCTGCGTACCCCGGTCTCCGTGCGCCACCTCGTCGAACAACCCACCGTCGTCGACCTGGCCCGACGCCTGCGCGCCGAGGGACCCGACGCCGGCCGGCTCGACCGGATCGCCGCCGTCGTCATGCAGGTCCGCCGACTCAGCCCCACCGAACGCGCCGCACGACTCGGCACCGCGTCCGCAACGAAGGAGAACACTGGTGACGACCACTGA